The window TAATGACCTCATCATTAGATGATAACCTGAGAAGGATGATGtgttatcccgtgtaaaagcatgGACACATCTTTGGTGGTACGCCAAAAGGCAGTTTGGTTAAGGTTCAAAATACTAGGTAACACCAGAAAGACTTGTAATGTATGAGGTTTAATGCCCTCACAAATTGCTTTTATGGGCATGTAAACCTCAACGAGGTGTGAGTTGTTAGGTCGTATATGACGTTGCTGTGCAGATAAATCTTGATGGTTTCCAAGCACTCAGAAATAGGAGGAACATAACAGCTACCACAGTTTAATTAAAGAGCAAGATGACTCAGAAAGTTATATTAAACTTAAGaaattgtgcgtgtgtgtgtgtgtgtgtgtgtgtgtgtgtgtgtgtgtgtgtgtgtgtgtgtgtgtgtttgtgtgtgtgtctgtgtgtgtgtgcgtacgtgcgtgcgtgcgtacatgcgtgcgtgcctgcgtgcgtccgtgtgtgtgtgtgtgtgtgtgtgtgtgtgtgtgtgtgtgtgtgtgtgtgtgtgtgtgtgaacgtgcatgtgtgcgtctgtctctgtctgtgtgagtatttgtgtctgtgtgtctgtctgtgcgtgtgagcTGCGATTAATTCACATTCAGCGGCCGACAACGGGTCTTAACCTCCCTCAATAAATCATTTCAGCATGCCTTTACgtgtcaacaaaaaaaagactGCAAAGAAAGTGGTAAAAGTAATGTGTGTGATGGTGACGATGTAGGTATTTTCTTTATTCTACCACATTGTCCCGTATACAAGGACGTTAACAATGTTCTCTGTGCTCACTTTTTAAAAGAATGTCATGCACTTGTCAATGATCGGGCACgtatttcaatgtcaaaacaatgaATCAAAGATATTTAGGAGCCGCATACATCAATGCGACATGTGTTTCGAGTTTGCATCTTATCGTTCTTGACTTGTATGTTGTGCATCtagttcatttttttttaagatcCATCGGTCGAGTGGCGTACATTGTTTTGTATCGTACTTTATTAACACCCCGTTTACACAGCTCTGCGACCTTATACCCCAGTCACATAGCGCTacgtccttaccacgaccaCGCCGATCTgaaaagttatcaaatcggtacatatcgccgtcaaaatccagtacatggcacatttaaaaaaaaacctacatcacgactgtactgcgccacgacccggctacgcttgttttgtgcagttcaaaataagcgtagaGCGGGTTGCTtcccgacctagcagatcccaccccgaccaaaccacgctcatggagatcctcctaCGTTttgcccacgattggccacgctctggGACACTTTTCCAGCgtagtagaagcggcgtctatgTGTGACTGGGGTATTACCAAGACCATGCTGTTAAATCGGGACATTTGGCTACGCTTATTTATGGGGGGAGCGAGCAGCTTCCCGACCTAGGAGATCCAatcccgaccaaaccacgctctggagatcctcccacgtttggcccacgattggccacgatCTCGACCACTTTTCCATCATAGTATACTAGAAAAGAAGCGGCGTCTGTGTGTGAACGGGAGTAGTATAGAGAGGAGGATCTCATGCCTGTTTGAGGACGCCATCTTGAGGACACCATCTTGAGGACGCCATCTTGAGGACGCCTCTTGAGGACGACATCTTGAGGACGCTTCTTGGGGacgccatcttgaaacgtcATGACGAAGATGTGACCGAAGATGGTGAcataagacgtttcaagacgtTCCAAGACGTGTCCTCAAGACATTGTTAAGACATTtcaagacgtttcaagatggcgtCCTCAAGATGGCGTCCTCAAACAGGCATGAGATCCTCCTCTCTGTACAGGCTTCATCTAGACATTTCTAATAATTTAGCGTTCACAATATTGTGGTGTTTGTGTTGCAGACCAGGACGTGAACACAGCCTCGTGTCTCAACAACGGACCTTGTGTCAACGGGCAGTGCTACGACAGGGGCCCGGCTGGTGCCGCCTGTATATGTTCCTCGGGTTACTATGGCGACCGGTGTCACCTTGACATGTGTGAGTTGTACTCTCTTAGGTTTaaacttcttctgcgttcccgttgCCATTCTagactgtcaaggttgttgatgAGATGAAGTCTGCAGTTCGCCGCAGGGACTCCGCTGGGCCCCACGGTTTCTCCTTCAGGTCCACATTTGGTTTGAACAAAACTTGATTCAAATTTGATACGGTTACATGCTTAGTTACAATACTTTTTATTTCAGGATCTGTACTCCAGTATAATATGCTGTTGTACTCCGTGATCGAAGACGAAGTGTTGATTTGTTTAAAATCAAAGGAAAAGTGTGGTGATGTTAAAATGGAATGTGTGTCTTAATTGTCCATTTTCATCGATCAGCCTTTTAGAAATATGTTGTAATAAGCAGTATGTTGTGCTacagcttttgtttttgtttcgtgtCTGGTCTCGTTTCGCTCATAGTGAGGGATGTGCATGTAATCAATATTGGATCCTAAAATCCCCTCCCCTATGCCACCcctactacccccccccccccccggccctcGCATCCTCATCCTCATTTGCAGTTGTCGCACAATGTATTTCCCGATTTGCTGAGTAAGCCGGTTAATTAAGttttcttgatttttgtttgtttgctattATTTAAGTGGACGTGGACTGTTTGGCCGACAGAATGAGGATTCACGTGTTACCATGGGGTTACGATAAACAATCGTGGAACAATGGAAATCCAACCGTTATTGGTACATCAGCTACAGTAGGtactctctgcctctgtgtctatgtgtctgtctctctgtttgtctgtctcttcaataataataataataataataataatgaggatactTATATGGCTCAAATCCTGAAACAGTTCTAACcgcctcacaaaaacatacatcaAATAAATTATTCTGTGCACAATTCCAAGTCAAATATTTATACACATCCAAATACACTTATACTCTTGACAAAGTTTTAACCCACATAATTCCAAGTCAAATAATTATACACATCCAAATAAACtaatacaatttacaaagttTTTAATACGCATACATGAATTTCAAAATACATAGCACTCAAGTAAAAATATTCATTACACATAAATAGCTCAACTGCTTTTGctgaaaacacacaaacacatgcttTGTACAGCGTTTTGCATTCCATTAAGCAAAACGTTTAGCTTTCATCCACCACAACTTCTTTCATGTCTGATTTGTTTGTGAGTCCTTATTACTGTTAGCAAGAAAATGTCAAGAGCTTCATTGTGATATATAACATGTTATAATTACCTGGAATTCTTTTTACCATGAAACTTAAGATTTTCGGACCATAtccttatttcattattttcagCATGAAATACCATGAACTGGTAAGCGTTAAATCAAATAGTCACGCTGGTTGAATATATAGCCAGGACAGACACGCTACGCTAAATAAGCCTGATTTAAACAAGAAAGCTAAGACCCAATATAGCTAAGACCCAAAGACCCCTGTTAGCTAAGACCCAAAATAAACTTACTAATGTAAATAATGTTAATTGTTGTTCAGTTtcagtcaccgtttcaacggCTCAAAGTTAATCATCCCGTCAAAACACGTCTTTCTTTAGGGTAGGCCTTGTCaaggacctgtgacgtcatacccaaatattgctctaATGCAATTAACCCATTTTTGAACAGGAGAAAGGCAGATCTCCAAATACATATATGTTCTGACCGAAACACTGCTCATTAAAATCTGGGCTGGGCTGTACCACTTAAAAAATATCCTGAACTTCTTGtgttcattaaaacaaaaagaaaactcaacagtaacaaaatatCAATATTCCGACAGCTTTTcgctgccttcttcaggatgttaAAAAGTAAGGACACTTCTTGTGTTCAGTGTAATGTtacttctttatttttcttttctgtatCACTTTTTCAAATCAGCTAGTCCCACTGGAGGAGTTTGCAACCAGCAAGCCCAGCTTTACGGCTGGTGAACGGCAAGGTTTTGTCGACGAGTTTCTCCACGTGGCAGATCCTAAAGCCAACAACGCCAAGAAATCCGACGTCAACGTAAGTATTTCGGGTTTTGTAAAATGGTAGCGTCTTACTTTCCATCTCCATCGCAACGAACAGAACGCCCGCATGTGAAAGTATCAGTGAGGAGAAGTTGATTGTTTTGATGAAACAGATACTATGCTTATTAGCTGGGAAAAGTCTAATATCATAGATGGAATACCAGACCAGGTTCTTTAGTTCCCAATACTGAAATCCTGACAAATAACATTATACATATCGGAATATCACTTCAGCAAAGTACGAGTGAGCTCATTTCAAAGGCATAttttttcaaatgtgtgtgtgtgtaccaggtGTGTGTACAGTATTTATAATGCCCATCTTAACTCTAAATATTCCGTTCATTTAAAGTTTCGTGTGTGCAGAATACAGCGGTTTATTACAGCCGATCCATACTTGTGACGTACTCATCCAAGGGAAGTCACCCTACTGATCAAACTCTGACTGTCAGCTGCACTATTCAGAAACCCTTCAGTGCTACACCCGCTCCttcgtaagtgtgtgtgtgtgtgtgtgtgtgtgtgtgtgtgtgtgtgtgtgtgtgtgtgtgtgtgtgtgtgtgtgtgtgtgtgtgtgtgtgtgtgtgtgtgtgtgtgcgtgtgtgtgtgtgtgtgtgtgtgtgcgtgtgtgtgttcggggtgtgtgtgtcaattaaacgttccataaactagcgttacttgtttttatattcctaaacgcacgcacacacacgcacgcacgcacacgcacacacacacacatacacacacacacacacacacacacacacacccacacacccacacccacattgTATTTTCCAACGTCCATGTATGATATCGAGCTCTGTCGGCTCAGTTCCAGGACTAGGAGACAAGCGACCACATCCTCACTAGAAGTGGGTCCAGTGACCATGCCGCCCGACGTGAAAGAGTTCACGTGTGAGCGACCCACCACGCCGTGCACGGGCACTGGTAGCACGTGCAACTTCTTCTTTGAACGCTGCGAGTGTCAGCCTGGCTCCACGGGTCTGCAGTGCACTGTTCCCATAGGTCAGACTTTCTTTCACCTTTTTCCTGCATGGATTGAAATTAGATAAGTGTTTTCTGTGTAGTTATTTGTACAGACCTttgtttaggcctaaaaaaaaataggtgtggttacggtaaacccgacctaccctatttttaggggccgatcctataactttttattacatttgtcaaaaaaaaaaaaaaaaaaaaaacgagtgcaaaaaacgcaatgaaagcaaaagcgcccgagtcgcacactttttccctgtcaagtaggtttaatttgtacacattagaaaaaaaagtaaaaaaaaaaaaagtgattgcctacttacctaccctatttttttggctatgttaccgtaaccacacctatttttttttgtttggccttatgtaTTTATGTAATTTAGAAAAGTCCCTCTCTGGAACTGAAAAAGAAACAGACTTGCATCGGTCTTGAATAGTGTTacctgctgaagagacgatacacAACTATAACCACCCaaccctctctgggcgagggctggatgaaagtatgcttgtgacgtcagaggccgactaaAACTCATATTCAGATCGCTTGCCCAGACTTAAAAAAGTGTATGCGTTCAATCGTAAAAGATAAGAAGCATTCTAGCTAGAACAGATCGACGCATACTTGTAtcgtattttgtttttaacctaAATTTAATATGAGATTTGGCACCGATCTCGGCAGCCATTGCTCAACTTGACCGATAGCGTGGTCTCGGAGAGCAATGCCTGTCTCGATCTGCGTAACATATCAAAACTACAAATAACGTTCAACATGTATACTATATAtgctcagggccggactaggcgaagaggagggggggggttgccagtggtggcccagggggatgtcccccctggcggcaggggcggatcagttcattttatgactggtttttttcaaaagtatattgtgaagatatgggtgtgaaggcgcgaagcgccgagccgacggcgcgaagcgcctagcttgctaggggggtccgggggcatgcccccccggaaaattttgaaaaaaaggatgcaaaatggtgcaatctggtgcattctgaggatgatcattaccagtttcaggcagcagattttgtcactgattaataccccaaaaagtgaaactcaatgtaaaataaagaaatgcatacctcattcaatatttttattttttggctggggggggggggggtccggaaaccccagaacccccccacccccccaccctcgttgtgggggtcagggggcgaagccccctgaagctgacgggtaggtcatattctgagatagaaaaatggtcgctccttgcatgaaacggcataaaataagcaataataaaaaaaaaattaaataagtaaggtacatgtttaggctagggggggggggggttgcgcaacccccataacccccccggtagtccggccctgatgctTATACATAACTTCGGAAATAAGGATTTGTTTTACCTGATCTTATGTGTACAACAGCGGACGTGAATGCAGGAGCGTGTCGCACGAGCAACACTTGTGATCAAGACAGAGCTCTCTGCTACGACTCGGGGCAAGGGGTCACGTGCTCCTGTTTTGACGGTTACTATGGTGACCGGTGCCAGCACGACATAGGTAGGCATATATAACTCTGCATGGCCATTAATATGCTGTAAATAAAGGGTAGATTCAGTAGGTTACTTACagcgccctccatggaacttcttgaccccaacacattgggtggggagtttgcccagtcggtagaggcgctggctttaaaaccggttgttactatcagcgtgggttcaacccccaagttcggcgcgggatgtgtgtccaaAAGTCaactgtgtgcagactctcctcggtgtccgaacacccccgtgtgcacgcatgcgctcgataaagatcccagggtcacagcgcaagcctcaggccttggaaacacgaatacatgcatgcaaaaatatgaagcccgggtgtccgttcggccaacagccaataaagtaaccatttcagcactgacccaagacgacctaacccggtccctagcccattttcaggtctcctctagcagccggcagccagctgtctacaccccccccccccccaccccctccaccccccacccccctgcatttttattttttattttcatacaaagccgggttttcccgtgtaacatgcccttaatggctttgccgtgagggcgtaaaactgaCATTTTCTCTCggttatttacagatacaggtCATTTCATTGTTTCTGATTCAAATTTTTTATGACGAAGGTGAGTCGTttgagcatttgcttttcttgtgtaTACTAGAACATTTTATGTTACATTATGTTGTTAACAGATTGTTTAGTTGTTTGTATTATTCAAGGACCGGATGAAAAAAGTGTACCTGTGTGTTTGCCAGTCTGTGTATGCATGTATCTGTGGTTTGACAGTATTATGTATTATTTTTAAATGAATTTGTAAAACAATcgatcaatcattcaatcaatcagtcagtcaatcaatcaatcaatcaatcaatcaattaatcaatcgaTCAATTAAATAACTttatgaagaaagaaagaaagaaagaaagaccagacaaaagaaagaaagaaatgcacaaatgaataaataacaACTTCACCTTATACTTTCTTTTTTGTCACAAACTTTAACACTCCTGAATTTCCCATTGATATTATTTACATAATACGTATTCCTCACTTTCATTTTTTCTccaattattgttttatttatttttgttaccCCAGTGTTTGCCGAGTGCGATGAAGACAAGATGGCGGTCAACATATTTCCGTACGGGTTTGATGCAGGGACATGGCCTGCTTTACTCACACCCTACTATCAAATAGGGAACAACAAATGCatggtaaagtgtgtgtgtgtgtgtgtgcgtgtgtgtgtgtgtgtgtgtgtgtgtgtgtgtgtgtgtgtgtgtgtgtgtgtgtgtgtgtgtgagactgtctgtctgtcagtatgtctgtctgtcagtatgtctgtctgttaccgtgggtgtttgtgtgtgtgtgtttgtgtttggcataacacaataaatacatacataagATAGCTAAAATCAAAATGACAACCTATTATGGATATGAATACTTCATCGGACGCTTActtcgtatgtaaaagttgctaATTTAAGTTGTGCTTTTTCAGAATTTTGGTTGATTTTGTTTATTGACACCATACgttttttgtcaggtcgatttagGGTACACTTGTTTGAGCgacggtcacgtgatccctgtgaAAGAAATCTGAGATCTGAAAAATGTGATCGATAGTAAAGTTgagtgcctttaatggcatagaacATTTGAATGAagtgacacgggaatgaatatTTCAGTTGGGTTACGAAAACTGTCGCACGATattgttttgctcagtttagaTGTCGTATGTTATGACACGTCGTAGGGTTTGATACTGATACTTATATTATGCTTTCAGCTGAAAAAACTTCCTGACTTTCTTTCGACCAATCCAGAGTATTTGGACAGAGGGTGGGATGGCTTCACCAGAATCTTTCGTCACGTGGATGACACGTGTGCAGGCAACGTCACTGTATTTTCACAAAACGTAAGTCAGTTATAGCTCGATTGTCAGTTTTGATATGCTTACATGCACAAAATTACTGTATTGTTGCACCCAAAACCGGggcatggctgcctaaatggcgggaaaAAACCCAGTAAAAACCGACTCGTTCGGAAAACAAGAGTGATCATGgaagtttcagtccatgaacgcagaagaagaataagaacatAGGTTTGTTTCTAATCGGATATTTTATAAACTAACACATTTGCGGTGTGactattttttatatatatatatattatatagaaatttataatgagagcgctgctaaaaatgccaaaatgtgcactcgatcgcttgtacttttaaagaaaagttaaatatagaatgacgtcaagagcgagaatgcatagaaattacgtcatgagcaagggagatcatcctttactctgtgtgtgtctccaccgcctacattccaactaggaattttgaaagcagggagcacactagaggttatggaagaggtggggggagggggtaagaattagatctagaaagagctcttcacagacagcctactggagaatcaaaccctttcggagccgattgcaacactgaacaagaataacCCGAGGAGAGTTCTACAACCTCAAAGGATTGAGAAATCACCGAAGTGCATTTAAGGGCATTCTCATAGAGTGCTGAACCTGAAAAGGTCCGTTTTTGTTTAGCCAAGACTGCTACCGGTTTCGAGCTGAGAAGCTCTCATCAGGCAGTCTCTTGGCATAAAACAGAGAAGAACTCTCAAACTTCTATGCAAAAGAGAAAACCACAtttctgcttgtgtgtgtgtctgtctgtctgtgcgtgtgtgtgtgtagagcgattcagactaaactactagaccgatctttatgaaattttacatgagagttcctgggaatgatatccccggactttttttccgttttttcgataaatgtctttgatgacgtcatatccggctttttgtaaaagttgaggcggcactgtcacaccctcatttttcaatcaaattgattgaaattttggccaagcaatcttcgacaaaggccggacttcggtattgcatttcagcttggtggcttaaaagttaaatgactttggtcattaaaaatctgaaaattgtaaaaaaaattaaatttttttttataaaacgaaccaaatttacgttcatcttattcttcatcattttctgattccaaaaacatataaatatgttatatttggattaaaaacaagctctgaaaattaaaaatataaaaattatgatcaaaattaaatttttgaaatcaatttaaaaacactttcatcttattccttgttggttcctgattccaaaaacatatagatatgatatgtttggattaaaaacacgctcagaaagttaaaacgaagagaggtacagtaaagcgtgctatgaagcacagcgcaaccgctaccgcgccaaacaggctcgtcactttcactgccttttgcactagcggcggactacgttcaatttcattctgtgagttccacagcttgactaaatgtagtaatttcgccttacgcgacttgtttcttatgtCTCTttattttttagaaacatttttattttcataactttaatgggaaattcgggtcgcttcatcTCAGTGGAAAGCgaacagcaacagagtcgcgctacccaggtgtgttcgtggttaggtgtaatcagccacctgcatttatggcagaatgaccgaggtcttttacgtgcccctgtggtgacacgggggtggaacacggataccgtctctgagtctgaacatatagttgacccgtgtccgtcccggcccggattcgaacccgtgctctaccaactgagctaccgccTTCTTGCTTTGTGTTGTGCAGGCCACGACCAGGGTGTACGAACGGCAGATCTACATCAACTACAACGTCCTGGGCCCGCACCACACCGACCAGCGGGTGTCCGCAAAGTGCAGTGTTATCACGGGAACCATTGGTAAGGTTCCATGCTGAACTTGGCCATTTTGGATCACACTTGTAATGACACGAGTAAAGCAGCTTCTCGTAGTGTTTTATGAAACCACATGTTGACAATAGCGATAACAGGACACAAACCAGTGTTTCGGATTtagttttattgtgtgtgtgtgtgtgtgtgtgtgtgtgtgtgtgtgtgtgtgtgtgtgtgtgtgtgtgtgtgtgtgtgtgtgttttggggattTTTGGTCAGCTGTTGACATTTTGAATCAAATTCGAAATCAcagtgatagacagacagggCTTAACAAGCTTCTATCGTGTTATACCAGCTCGTAGTATGTTACACTACCACGCTTACGTTGGCCATTTGGAATCACACTCAAAATCCCAACAGTAACCATCGTCTAGTGTATACCGTCACGTTTCGTTGGCCATTTTGGATCACCCTTCAAATTAGTCATAGACAAGATTCTGGGTCTGTTTAGCTACAACATCGTAATAATCGTAGTTTGAAATCGAACGcattgataatgatgatgatgatgatgatgatgatgatgatgatgatgatgatgatgatgatgacgatgatgatgcacCCGATGCATACACATTTGCATGCCATTAAGGCCACGCAAAATACGGTATGCTGTGGCTTCAAGGGCCTCCTGGCGTATCCTGGGTATATTCTGTGGGGGCCTGTGGGCGTGAGTATGATCATGCATGGGGAAATGGCCAATCAGAATCTTTGCGAATCTCACGGCATCTTACAAAGCGCATTTCGGCACTTTGGCAACACCCTTCCGAAATATCTATCCTCGGTACTGCAAAGCTCTAAAAAGCTCTTCAAGCTACAAAAATACGGAAAGAATTCCTTCAAATACCAAGCCCCTTCTGTTTAAAAATCTCTGCCCGCTGACATCCGCAGTTGCTCTTCTTGGACATCCCCTGCTACGCCGTATTGCCCTATGGCTGTCCTGGAATACCTATCCTGGACGCCtggtggatgatgatgatgatgatgatgatgatgatgatgatgatgatgatgatgatgatgatgatgatgatgacaacaaaACGACAAACCGTACTCTAATTGAGGTTAAAACAAAGGAGGTTAGTAGTGGTATGTTCAAAGTTGTGTACGTTTACgtttgtgtacgtgtacgtTCGTATTTCCTGGAGAGAGTTGACACGAAACCGACAGATGACTAAAGACAACGACATCTCTTCTTATCGGATGCTTTTCTGGCATTTGTATGTCTTAATTCATCAGTCTGTTTTCCTCCTATTAGCGACTACAACTTCCGCGACTACCACCGTGCAAACTACTACAGAGCCAAAcctaaccaccaccaccacctcaacaaccaccaccacctcaacaaccaccaccccctctactacaacaaccaccaccataGCCCCTACCACTACTACCACCACCTCACTCATTACGCCAACCAAGACtgataccaccaccaccagcaccacGGTGACCTCAACCACAAGGCATCCCATCATAACTACGACTTCCGGTCACGAAGGGGATGAGCTTCCTCCGTGAGTAAAAAATAGCTGAagaccacacgcacacacgtaatcacacacacacaacacacacacacacacacacacacacacacacacacacgcacgcacacacgtaatcacacacacataacgcacacacacacacacacatacacacacacacatacacacacacacacacacacacacacacacacacatacacacacacacacacacacacacacacatacacaaacacacacacacacacacacatacacacacacacacacacacacacacacacgcgcgcgcgcactacacacacaaaatctgtTACCGAGTTCTATGTATTTTTCTATGTAAGAGTTCGTATCAATCTGACGGATCGGTTTGGTCGCTCtatacgacacacacacacacacacctgttccCCGAGTTGTATGTGTGTCTACCCTTCTCTTTGTTTCAGACCAAAAGTGCGCATCATTCTGACGGATCAGCACGGCCGCCCTATACGTCATGGCTACGTCAAGATCGGTTCTATGGTCCAGGTCGTCTTCACGCTAGATGCTCGCAATAACAGTGAGGCTCAGAGAGGTTTCATAAATGATTCAGCCATGCATAGACTTGctgtttctttgtgtttttgttgttgttgttaggcaaaaaaaaaaaataggtgtggttacggtaacatagccaaacaaaatagggtaggtaggtaggcaatcactttttttttttaatacttttttttctaatgtgtacaaattaaacctacttgacagggaaataagtgtgcgactcgggcgctttcgctttcattgcgttttttgcactcgttgttttttttggtgtttttttggtgacaaatgtaataaaaagttataggatcggcccttaaaaatagggtaggtcgggttaccgtaaccacacctatttttttttaggccttatgttGTGTGCCACACTATACGACACGGCTATGGTCCAAGTTGTCTTCAGGCTCGATGCTCGCAATAACAGTTAGGTTCAGTGAGGTTTCTCGTTATGACTGATTCCGTGAGGTTTCTCTCTATAACTTGTTCTTGTTAAAATTGGTTCAGTGAGGTTTCTTTTTATAACTTGTTCTCGTTAAAATTGGTTCAGTGAGGTTTCTCTTTATAATTTGTTCTCGTTAGAATTGGTTCAGTGAGGTTTCTCTTTATAACTTGTTCTCGTTAGAATTGGCTCAGTGAGGTTTCTCTTTATAATTTGTTCTCGTTAAAATAGGTTCAGCGAGGTTTCTCTTTATAACTAATTGCTTGAGGTTTATTTAAAACCTATTTAGTGAGATTTCTCTTTATAACTGATTCCGTGAAGCTTCTTTTT of the Littorina saxatilis isolate snail1 linkage group LG14, US_GU_Lsax_2.0, whole genome shotgun sequence genome contains:
- the LOC138947625 gene encoding uncharacterized protein — encoded protein: MRRLTIVIILTVYVTAEKSRTVMLFTCQRPSSPCLNAATCNDTTGQCQCYPGTIGLQCQVLASDQDVNTASCLNNGPCVNGQCYDRGPAGAACICSSGYYGDRCHLDMLDVDCLADRMRIHVLPWGYDKQSWNNGNPTVIGTSATLVPLEEFATSKPSFTAGERQGFVDEFLHVADPKANNAKKSDVNNTAVYYSRSILVTYSSKGSHPTDQTLTVSCTIQKPFSATPAPSSRTRRQATTSSLEVGPVTMPPDVKEFTCERPTTPCTGTGSTCNFFFERCECQPGSTGLQCTVPIADVNAGACRTSNTCDQDRALCYDSGQGVTCSCFDGYYGDRCQHDIVFAECDEDKMAVNIFPYGFDAGTWPALLTPYYQIGNNKCMLKKLPDFLSTNPEYLDRGWDGFTRIFRHVDDTCAGNVTVFSQNATTRVYERQIYINYNVLGPHHTDQRVSAKCSVITGTIATTTSATTTVQTTTEPNLTTTTTSTTTTTSTTTTPSTTTTTTIAPTTTTTTSLITPTKTDTTTTSTTVTSTTRHPIITTTSGHEGDELPPPKVRIILTDQHGRPIRHGYVKIGSMVQVVFTLDARNNMHMTDLRVDYCTVTDNWSKQSVAVVANACVQRPMGYLLYSRGVGCRLLYLTVYKFSASYDLHFRCRVTLCPWGDASCGRLPDCVKRHKRSAHSPRRHTEMNEYVETRLIAYCYDGTRVLSVAFCLTRVCVCVCVCVCVCVCVCVCVCVCVCVCVCVCVCVCCTSGGEYNYVTVVVRLYTYL